Proteins encoded within one genomic window of Actinoplanes octamycinicus:
- a CDS encoding oxidoreductase, translated as MTVSLITGTTSGLGLATARALLDRGDRVIAAVRDPDRATRLLPGVEARHLDLSDLDSVHAFAAEVRADHRRLDLLINNAGVMGMPRTLTGAGQEIQFAVNHLGHFALTGLLLDLLADGHDPRVVTVSSSLHRQGKLRFDDLTGATGYRPMTAYNQSKLANAVFGLELHRRLTAAGSPIRSVLAHPGFTRTNIQQAGTVGANRLFLRLTAPLLAQSPESGARSILHAATAGDVQGGDFYGPSGPGEMRGAPKLVEPSADARDPQLATRLWTVSEQLTGVHYALQSQAR; from the coding sequence ATGACGGTATCGCTGATCACCGGCACCACCAGCGGGCTCGGCCTGGCCACCGCCCGCGCGCTCCTCGACCGCGGCGACCGGGTGATCGCCGCGGTCCGCGACCCGGACCGGGCCACCCGGCTGCTACCCGGCGTCGAAGCCCGCCACCTCGACCTGTCCGATCTCGACTCGGTCCACGCGTTCGCCGCCGAGGTGCGCGCCGACCACCGCCGGCTGGACCTCCTGATCAACAACGCCGGCGTGATGGGGATGCCGCGCACCCTCACCGGAGCGGGCCAGGAGATCCAGTTCGCGGTCAACCACCTGGGCCACTTCGCGCTCACCGGCCTGCTGCTCGACCTGCTGGCCGACGGCCACGACCCGCGCGTGGTCACCGTCTCGTCGAGCCTGCACCGCCAGGGCAAGCTCCGTTTCGACGACCTGACCGGCGCCACCGGCTATCGCCCGATGACCGCTTACAACCAGTCCAAACTGGCCAACGCCGTCTTCGGCCTGGAACTGCACCGCCGCCTCACCGCGGCCGGCAGCCCGATCCGCAGCGTGCTCGCCCACCCCGGCTTCACCAGGACGAACATCCAACAGGCCGGCACGGTCGGGGCCAACCGCCTGTTCCTGCGCCTGACCGCCCCGCTGCTCGCGCAGAGCCCGGAGAGCGGCGCCCGGTCCATCCTGCACGCCGCCACCGCCGGCGACGTCCAGGGCGGCGACTTCTACGGCCCGTCCGGCCCCGGCGAGATGCGCGGCGCCCCGAAACTCGTCGAGCCGTCCGCCGACGCCCGCGACCCGCAGCTCGCCACCCGCCTCTGGACCGTCTCCGAGCAGCTCACCGGCGTCCACTACGCCCTGCAGAGCCAGGCTCGTTAA
- a CDS encoding acyl-CoA-like ligand-binding transcription factor, which produces MAERKRQLVADEITEAALQLCAVKGFDTTTVDEIVAAAGISRRTFFRYFSSKEDVAIQLLAALGADMRDELRARPAGEPPATALRHAVGMAIDHCVDEPVKSLRVVQLILRTPVLHARLLERQAQWRNGLTAELAVRLGRDPATDLFPEMAAGMALAAFEAAMHHWSASDGAVDPHELVDRAFAVIRPALDQAGRPRAG; this is translated from the coding sequence ATGGCGGAACGCAAACGGCAGCTGGTGGCCGACGAGATCACCGAGGCGGCGTTGCAGCTGTGCGCGGTCAAGGGCTTCGACACCACCACGGTCGACGAGATCGTGGCGGCGGCCGGCATCTCCCGGCGCACCTTCTTCCGGTACTTCTCGTCCAAGGAGGACGTGGCCATCCAGCTGCTGGCCGCGCTCGGCGCCGACATGCGCGACGAGCTGCGGGCCCGGCCGGCCGGCGAGCCGCCGGCCACCGCGCTGCGCCACGCCGTCGGCATGGCGATCGACCACTGCGTCGACGAGCCGGTCAAGTCGTTGCGGGTGGTGCAGTTGATTCTGCGTACGCCGGTGCTGCACGCCCGTCTGCTGGAGCGGCAGGCGCAGTGGCGCAACGGGCTCACCGCCGAGCTGGCCGTCCGCCTGGGCCGGGATCCGGCCACCGACCTGTTCCCGGAGATGGCGGCCGGGATGGCGCTGGCCGCGTTCGAGGCGGCGATGCACCACTGGAGCGCCAGCGACGGCGCGGTGGACCCGCACGAGTTGGTCGACCGGGCGTTCGCGGTGATCCGGCCGGCGCTCGATCAGGCCGGCCGACCTCGGGCCGGCTGA
- a CDS encoding pentapeptide repeat-containing protein: protein MRPADLGPADLKRADLKRADLKRADLRPADLRP from the coding sequence ATCAGGCCGGCCGACCTCGGGCCGGCTGACCTAAAGCGGGCTGACCTAAAGCGGGCTGACCTAAAGCGGGCTGACCTCAGACCGGCTGACCTCAGGCCCTGA
- a CDS encoding GNAT family N-acetyltransferase, translating into MIVRRAGSADVPALAELQDIGADQLTGFADWVAAHAETHLPFVAEVDGRVIGAAWLLVTARVPGYGSLDRRFGDIQSVMVREEHRGRGIGTALTEAILAEAVARDLRHVTVHSGRRAVDFYLRNGFTQHRQLLLWKPPG; encoded by the coding sequence GTGATCGTGCGAAGGGCCGGGTCGGCGGACGTGCCGGCGCTGGCGGAGCTGCAGGACATCGGGGCGGATCAGCTGACCGGCTTCGCCGACTGGGTGGCCGCGCACGCCGAGACCCATCTGCCGTTCGTCGCCGAGGTCGACGGCCGGGTGATCGGGGCCGCCTGGCTGCTGGTCACCGCGCGGGTGCCCGGCTACGGCTCGCTGGACCGCCGGTTCGGCGACATCCAGTCGGTGATGGTCCGCGAGGAGCATCGCGGCCGGGGCATCGGCACCGCGCTGACCGAGGCGATCCTGGCCGAGGCCGTCGCCCGGGACCTGCGGCACGTGACCGTCCACTCCGGCCGCCGCGCCGTCGACTTCTACCTGCGCAACGGGTTCACCCAGCACCGTCAGCTGCTGCTCTGGAAACCGCCGGGCTGA
- a CDS encoding ATP-binding protein, which yields MTPEITRDFTRADLPTLRTEVERFGTAQGLVGVALYRFVAAVHELATNAIRHGGGAGHLHLRHSATGLRCRVTDHGPGFPAPGRDLTPPDRHALNGRGLWYVRNVATSLHITSDRSGTSVTVTMPG from the coding sequence ATGACGCCGGAGATCACCCGCGACTTCACCCGGGCCGACCTGCCGACGCTGCGCACCGAGGTGGAACGCTTCGGCACCGCCCAGGGCCTGGTCGGCGTGGCCCTCTACCGCTTCGTCGCCGCGGTCCACGAGCTGGCCACCAACGCGATCCGGCACGGCGGCGGCGCCGGCCACCTCCACCTGCGCCACTCCGCCACCGGCCTGCGCTGCCGGGTCACCGACCACGGGCCGGGCTTCCCCGCCCCGGGCCGCGACCTCACCCCGCCGGACCGGCACGCGCTGAACGGCCGCGGCCTCTGGTACGTCCGCAACGTCGCCACCAGCCTGCACATCACCAGCGACCGGTCCGGCACCAGCGTCACCGTCACGATGCCCGGTTAG
- a CDS encoding SpoIIE family protein phosphatase, with the protein MSSAPQDYLQRLAEIDEAVARARPDPMVLVERAAGLLAGRVGCRVDEAHAQLRQIAGERGRAPAEVAQDLLAALENRPSTARQAVRTMVERALRPPPSAHAAPRSPVIHPTGQQWAGSLRQVLAALPGNHCVLLPVRRPDGTITDYDIVAVSPAVVDLSGRRGESVVGGRVSEIYPGVAGSPIWQAWADTLADGVAREVGPITYQGGEGPAPFAISLVVRVHPIGPGLLHSWVRPDEQQRMGERIAQTERLGNLGWGEWDLLSGRVVWSEEMYRIYEREPEDGPLSDEESKALRLPEDEAIHQQAAATFGRGETVDITYRARIGGRIKHLRSVVDAVRDIEGRPVRIYGITQDVTARETSRAKLAEVEQQLHRQRQTLEAEHQLAGQLQQVILPLPPGVVELPGLRMAVRYLPAEQASQVGGDWFHAASTRDGQVLLAIGDVAGHGIRAATTMARLRHAVDALSVTSTTEPADLLRHLNQLLYTDWPDADTATALIARFDPAAATLTWAQAGHPPPLLTRDGDTVPLDRPAGMLLGARPDPVYRTSTVELAPDDLLLLYTDGLIEDRGKSITQGFTPVVTALAASHPGEPLTDLVGRLRRANPQDDTCILALRRTAAHP; encoded by the coding sequence ATGAGCAGCGCACCGCAGGACTACCTGCAGCGGCTCGCCGAGATCGACGAGGCCGTCGCCCGGGCCCGCCCGGACCCGATGGTGCTGGTCGAGCGGGCCGCCGGGTTGCTCGCCGGGCGGGTCGGCTGCCGGGTCGACGAGGCGCACGCCCAGCTGCGGCAGATCGCCGGCGAGCGCGGCCGGGCCCCCGCCGAGGTCGCCCAGGACCTGCTGGCCGCCCTGGAGAACAGGCCGTCCACCGCCCGGCAGGCGGTCCGCACCATGGTCGAGAGAGCGCTGCGCCCGCCACCGTCCGCGCACGCCGCGCCGCGGTCGCCGGTCATCCATCCGACCGGCCAGCAGTGGGCCGGCTCGTTGCGGCAGGTGCTCGCCGCGCTGCCCGGCAACCACTGTGTGCTGCTGCCGGTGCGCCGGCCGGACGGCACGATCACCGACTACGACATCGTCGCGGTCAGCCCGGCCGTGGTGGACCTGTCCGGCCGGCGCGGCGAGTCGGTGGTCGGCGGCCGGGTCTCCGAGATCTACCCGGGCGTCGCCGGCAGCCCGATCTGGCAGGCCTGGGCGGACACCCTGGCCGACGGGGTGGCCCGCGAGGTCGGTCCGATCACCTACCAGGGCGGCGAGGGTCCGGCGCCGTTCGCGATCAGCCTGGTCGTCCGGGTCCACCCGATCGGGCCGGGCCTGCTGCACAGCTGGGTCCGGCCGGACGAGCAGCAGCGGATGGGCGAGCGGATCGCCCAGACCGAGCGGCTCGGCAACCTCGGCTGGGGCGAGTGGGACCTGCTCTCCGGCCGGGTGGTCTGGTCCGAGGAGATGTACCGGATCTACGAGCGCGAGCCGGAGGACGGGCCGCTCAGCGACGAGGAGTCGAAGGCGCTGCGGCTGCCCGAGGACGAGGCGATCCACCAGCAGGCGGCCGCCACCTTCGGGCGCGGCGAGACCGTCGACATCACGTACCGGGCCCGGATCGGCGGCCGGATCAAGCACCTGCGCTCGGTGGTGGACGCGGTCCGGGACATCGAGGGCCGCCCGGTCCGGATCTACGGGATCACCCAGGACGTGACCGCCCGGGAGACCAGCCGGGCCAAGCTGGCCGAGGTCGAGCAGCAGCTGCACCGCCAGCGGCAGACCCTGGAGGCGGAACACCAGCTCGCCGGCCAGCTGCAGCAGGTGATCCTGCCGCTGCCACCGGGCGTGGTCGAGTTGCCCGGGCTGCGGATGGCGGTCCGCTACCTGCCGGCCGAACAGGCCAGCCAGGTCGGCGGCGACTGGTTCCACGCCGCGAGTACCCGGGACGGCCAGGTGCTGCTGGCCATCGGCGACGTCGCCGGGCACGGCATCCGGGCCGCCACCACGATGGCCCGGCTGCGGCACGCCGTCGACGCGCTCAGCGTCACCAGCACCACCGAGCCCGCCGACCTGCTCCGCCACCTCAACCAGCTGCTCTACACCGACTGGCCGGACGCCGACACCGCGACCGCGCTGATCGCCCGGTTCGACCCGGCCGCGGCCACCCTGACCTGGGCGCAGGCCGGCCACCCGCCGCCGCTGCTGACCCGGGACGGCGACACCGTCCCGCTCGACCGGCCGGCCGGGATGCTGCTCGGTGCCCGGCCCGACCCGGTCTACCGGACCAGCACCGTCGAGCTGGCCCCGGACGACCTGCTGCTGCTCTACACCGACGGCCTGATCGAGGACCGCGGCAAGTCGATCACGCAGGGTTTCACGCCGGTGGTGACCGCGCTGGCCGCCAGCCACCCGGGCGAGCCGCTCACCGACCTCGTCGGTCGGCTCCGGCGGGCCAACCCGCAGGACGACACCTGCATCCTGGCGCTGCGCCGCACGGCGGCCCACCCATGA
- a CDS encoding STAS domain-containing protein: MDWVDTTADAGGTLVIVLRGDIDFTNAADVMQVIRADAALATGPDIEVDLAAVTFLDSSGIAVLVRLLHLAEQRGGQLRLLHPPEKVRDQLHLAGLAELLGTSGGSPSWLA, translated from the coding sequence ATGGACTGGGTGGACACCACCGCGGACGCCGGCGGGACGCTGGTGATCGTGTTGCGCGGCGACATCGACTTCACCAACGCCGCGGACGTCATGCAGGTGATCCGGGCCGACGCCGCCCTCGCCACCGGCCCGGACATCGAGGTCGACCTGGCCGCGGTGACCTTCCTCGACTCCTCCGGGATCGCGGTGCTGGTCCGGCTGCTGCACCTGGCCGAGCAGCGGGGCGGGCAGCTGCGCCTGCTGCACCCGCCGGAGAAGGTCCGGGACCAGCTGCACTTGGCCGGCCTGGCCGAGCTGCTCGGCACCTCCGGCGGTTCGCCGAGCTGGCTGGCCTGA
- a CDS encoding DUF2795 domain-containing protein → MTDVAFTDVQKLLEDLDFPADKEEIVAHAEQNGGGPDSAAVRALRAMPLATYRNMSEIRSSVGLPPDEMPD, encoded by the coding sequence ATGACTGACGTGGCTTTCACCGACGTACAGAAATTGCTGGAAGACCTTGATTTTCCGGCGGACAAGGAAGAGATCGTCGCGCACGCCGAGCAGAACGGCGGCGGCCCGGACTCGGCCGCGGTGCGGGCGCTGCGCGCGATGCCGCTGGCCACCTACCGCAACATGTCCGAGATCCGCAGCTCGGTCGGGCTGCCGCCGGACGAGATGCCGGACTGA
- a CDS encoding aminotransferase class I/II-fold pyridoxal phosphate-dependent enzyme has protein sequence MDQDRTPILDAIEHYRDEGDYTFALPGHRLGRGIDERTASVLSRGAFAADVITAKQVAGEAEQLMAEAVGARDAIFTTCGSSISMHTAVLSLVGPGKKILADRNVHKSVAASLIMAGAEPVWLRPRWDHERQIAHPATAGDVQAALDADPEISAVMVITPTEYGCGADVRGIADLCHRRGIPLLVDEAWGAHFPFHDGLPTAAVQAGADLVVQSVHKAGGGLCQASMIQVGGDLVDPVDLRLRLDLITTTSPSALLFGSIDGWRRHMAQHGERLLDAALDCADRIRTRLSRVSGLSVMDASIIHEDGVAEWDPLKLCVDVSGLGITGYQAKEWMQAEKGLTVQLGDARRVICSLTYADDSAALERLAEAFESLAAKPPEPDRPAPRIPQLEKLNLEQAMNPRAAFFAETEQVADPAGRISAEMISPYPPGVPAILPGERFIDEVVDYLRAGLAAGMTLPDAADPELKTFRVVKD, from the coding sequence ATGGACCAGGACAGGACACCGATTCTCGACGCGATCGAGCACTATCGGGACGAGGGTGACTACACGTTCGCGCTGCCCGGGCACCGGCTCGGCCGGGGGATCGACGAGCGGACCGCCTCGGTGCTGTCGCGCGGCGCGTTCGCCGCCGACGTGATCACCGCGAAGCAGGTGGCCGGCGAGGCCGAGCAGCTGATGGCCGAGGCGGTCGGCGCCCGCGACGCGATCTTCACGACCTGCGGCTCCAGCATCTCCATGCACACCGCGGTGCTCTCGCTGGTCGGACCGGGCAAGAAGATCCTCGCCGACCGCAACGTGCACAAGTCGGTGGCCGCCTCACTGATCATGGCCGGCGCCGAGCCGGTCTGGCTGCGCCCGCGCTGGGACCACGAGCGGCAGATCGCCCACCCGGCCACCGCCGGCGACGTGCAGGCCGCGCTGGACGCCGACCCGGAGATCAGCGCGGTCATGGTGATCACCCCGACCGAGTACGGCTGCGGCGCCGACGTCCGCGGCATCGCCGACCTCTGCCACCGGCGCGGCATCCCGCTGCTGGTCGACGAGGCGTGGGGCGCGCACTTCCCGTTCCACGACGGGCTGCCGACCGCGGCCGTGCAGGCCGGCGCGGACCTGGTGGTGCAGAGCGTGCACAAGGCCGGCGGCGGCCTCTGCCAGGCCTCGATGATCCAGGTCGGCGGTGACCTGGTGGACCCGGTCGACCTGCGGCTGCGCCTCGACCTGATCACCACGACCAGCCCGTCGGCGCTGCTGTTCGGCTCGATCGACGGGTGGCGCCGGCACATGGCCCAGCACGGCGAGCGGCTGCTGGACGCCGCGCTGGACTGCGCCGACCGGATCCGGACCCGGCTGTCCCGGGTGTCCGGGCTGAGCGTCATGGACGCCTCGATCATCCACGAGGACGGCGTCGCCGAGTGGGATCCGCTCAAGCTCTGCGTCGACGTCTCCGGGCTGGGCATCACCGGCTACCAGGCCAAGGAGTGGATGCAGGCGGAGAAGGGGCTGACCGTGCAGCTCGGCGACGCCCGCCGGGTGATCTGCTCGCTGACCTACGCCGACGACAGCGCCGCGCTGGAACGGCTCGCCGAGGCATTCGAGAGCCTCGCGGCGAAGCCGCCGGAACCGGACCGGCCGGCGCCACGCATCCCGCAGCTGGAGAAGCTGAACCTGGAGCAGGCGATGAACCCGCGGGCCGCGTTCTTCGCCGAGACCGAGCAGGTCGCCGACCCGGCCGGGCGGATCAGCGCCGAGATGATCAGCCCCTACCCGCCCGGCGTGCCGGCCATCCTGCCCGGCGAGCGGTTCATCGACGAGGTGGTCGACTACCTGCGGGCCGGGCTGGCCGCCGGGATGACGCTGCCGGACGCCGCCGACCCGGAGCTGAAGACCTTCCGGGTGGTCAAGGACTGA
- a CDS encoding cytochrome P450 family protein: protein MMRLFDEAFARDPYPVLAALREQAAVHPVETPNGLRTWLVVRYADARELLTDPRLSKDMTVGHRFLAENFADPVKRAAFLTESGTRRQFPAELSRHMLDSDPPDHTRLRRLVGRVFTARAVAALRPRIEQLVTELLDGASSSGEPVVDLMAAFAFPLPFTVICWLLGVPPADQAKFRTWSNLLVSGTGGDDVLDASEAMVDYLRALIDGKRTGAADDLLADLVRVSDGGDQLTGDELIAMAFLLLVAGHETTVNLIGNGTLALLTHPGQRALLEAEPERWPAAVEEFLRFDGPVSNATWRFTTEEVTVGGTVIPPNEFVTICLGAAGRDPDRYEKPDILDITRDRAGGLAFGHGIHHCLGAPLARLEAEVALRALFDRFPRLRLATPAEDLPWRLSLMMRGLSELPVRLR, encoded by the coding sequence ATGATGCGGCTGTTCGACGAGGCGTTCGCCCGGGATCCGTACCCGGTGCTGGCCGCGCTGCGCGAGCAGGCCGCGGTGCACCCAGTGGAGACGCCCAACGGGCTGCGTACCTGGCTGGTGGTGCGCTACGCCGACGCCCGGGAGCTGCTCACCGACCCACGGCTGAGCAAGGACATGACGGTCGGGCACCGGTTCCTCGCGGAGAACTTCGCCGACCCGGTCAAACGGGCCGCGTTCCTGACCGAGTCCGGCACCCGGCGGCAGTTCCCCGCCGAGCTGAGCCGGCACATGCTGGACAGCGACCCGCCGGACCACACCCGGCTGCGCCGCCTGGTCGGCCGGGTCTTCACCGCCCGGGCCGTCGCCGCGCTGCGCCCGCGGATCGAGCAGCTGGTCACCGAGCTGCTGGACGGCGCGTCGTCGAGCGGCGAACCGGTCGTCGACCTGATGGCCGCGTTCGCCTTCCCGCTGCCGTTCACGGTGATCTGCTGGCTGCTCGGCGTGCCGCCGGCCGACCAGGCGAAGTTCCGCACCTGGTCGAACCTGCTGGTCTCCGGGACCGGCGGGGACGACGTGCTGGACGCCAGCGAGGCGATGGTCGACTACCTGCGCGCGCTGATCGACGGCAAGCGCACCGGGGCCGCCGACGACCTGCTCGCCGACCTGGTCCGGGTCTCCGACGGCGGCGACCAGCTGACCGGCGACGAGCTGATCGCGATGGCGTTCCTGCTGCTGGTGGCCGGGCACGAGACCACGGTCAACCTGATCGGCAACGGGACGCTGGCACTGCTCACCCATCCCGGACAGCGGGCGCTGCTGGAGGCCGAACCGGAGCGCTGGCCGGCCGCGGTCGAGGAGTTCCTCCGGTTCGACGGCCCGGTCAGCAACGCCACCTGGCGGTTCACCACCGAGGAGGTGACCGTCGGCGGGACCGTCATCCCGCCGAACGAGTTCGTCACCATCTGCCTGGGCGCGGCCGGCCGGGACCCGGACCGCTACGAGAAGCCCGACATCCTGGACATCACCCGGGACCGGGCCGGGGGACTGGCCTTCGGGCACGGCATCCACCACTGCCTGGGCGCGCCGCTGGCCCGGCTGGAGGCGGAGGTGGCGCTGCGCGCGCTGTTCGACCGCTTCCCCCGGCTGCGGCTGGCCACGCCGGCCGAGGATCTGCCGTGGCGGCTCAGCCTGATGATGCGCGGCCTGTCCGAGCTGCCGGTGCGGCTGCGCTGA
- a CDS encoding antibiotic biosynthesis monooxygenase family protein, with translation MSEPVQVMVYHQADDYDQVLVAYLESSRRMAGTPGLLGNELQQGVADRRSFAVVSRWSGWDEFATWERSPGHQEQTAPLRPFRDHSRARPFEVFRVAARHGDPFPDGGR, from the coding sequence GTGAGCGAGCCGGTGCAGGTGATGGTCTACCACCAGGCCGACGACTACGACCAGGTGCTGGTCGCCTATCTGGAGTCCAGCCGGCGGATGGCCGGCACGCCCGGGCTGCTCGGCAACGAGCTGCAGCAGGGCGTCGCCGACCGGCGCAGCTTCGCGGTGGTCAGCCGGTGGAGCGGCTGGGACGAGTTCGCCACCTGGGAACGCAGCCCGGGGCATCAGGAGCAGACCGCGCCGCTGCGCCCGTTCCGCGACCACAGCCGGGCCCGGCCGTTCGAGGTGTTCCGGGTGGCCGCCCGCCACGGCGATCCCTTCCCGGACGGGGGACGATGA
- a CDS encoding antibiotic biosynthesis monooxygenase family protein, whose translation MAGERFRVMLRMEIKPGLEPEFERVWREVGDSVTSHPANLGQWLSRSIDEDGIYYIVSDWVDEPLFREFETSDRHLEHRTKLHPYRSGGSMTTMHVVAHLPAGTGAAR comes from the coding sequence ATGGCCGGCGAGCGCTTCCGGGTGATGCTCCGGATGGAGATCAAGCCGGGTCTGGAGCCGGAGTTCGAGCGGGTCTGGCGGGAGGTCGGCGACTCGGTCACCAGCCACCCGGCCAACCTCGGCCAGTGGCTGTCCCGCAGCATCGACGAGGACGGCATCTACTACATCGTCAGCGACTGGGTGGACGAGCCGCTGTTCCGGGAGTTCGAGACCAGCGACCGGCACCTCGAGCACCGGACCAAGCTGCACCCCTACCGCAGCGGCGGGTCGATGACCACCATGCACGTGGTGGCCCACCTGCCGGCCGGGACCGGGGCGGCCCGGTGA
- a CDS encoding SDR family NAD(P)-dependent oxidoreductase, translating into MDFGLQGRKILVTGGTRGIGRGIVLAAAEAGADVLTCHRSDGPAVDSLVAALKETGGDHHVVRADLAEVTEVDRLAAEARERFGTLDGVVNNAGVISHIPYEKLGVEEWHRVLDTNLTAAFRVVQQCLPLLGDRGSIVNIGSRGAAAGIPLRAHYTAAKSAMIGLTRSLAKEYGGRGLRINVLAPGVIETEAMDEMPPDRAQALREMYSGKTALARLGTVPEVAAVALFLLSDLSAYITGETLNVDGGI; encoded by the coding sequence ATGGATTTCGGTCTGCAGGGCCGCAAGATCCTGGTCACCGGCGGCACCCGGGGGATCGGCCGGGGCATCGTCCTGGCCGCCGCCGAGGCCGGCGCCGACGTGCTCACCTGCCATCGCAGCGACGGGCCGGCGGTGGACAGCCTGGTCGCGGCGCTCAAGGAGACCGGCGGTGACCACCACGTGGTGCGCGCCGACCTGGCCGAGGTCACCGAGGTGGACCGGCTCGCCGCCGAGGCCCGGGAGCGGTTCGGCACGCTGGACGGCGTCGTCAACAACGCCGGCGTGATCAGCCACATCCCGTACGAAAAACTGGGTGTCGAGGAATGGCACCGGGTGCTGGACACCAACCTGACCGCGGCCTTCCGCGTCGTGCAGCAGTGCCTGCCGCTGCTCGGCGACCGCGGCTCGATCGTCAACATCGGCTCCCGGGGCGCGGCGGCCGGCATCCCGCTGCGCGCCCACTACACCGCGGCCAAGTCGGCGATGATCGGGCTGACCCGCTCGCTGGCCAAGGAGTACGGCGGCCGCGGCCTGCGGATCAACGTGCTGGCGCCCGGGGTGATCGAGACCGAGGCGATGGACGAGATGCCGCCGGACCGCGCCCAGGCGCTGCGCGAGATGTACTCCGGCAAGACCGCGCTGGCCCGGCTGGGCACCGTCCCGGAGGTCGCCGCGGTGGCGTTGTTCCTGCTCAGCGACCTCAGCGCGTACATCACCGGGGAAACCCTGAACGTCGACGGGGGGATCTGA
- a CDS encoding SDR family NAD(P)-dependent oxidoreductase gives MTAAGALAGRRALVTGGTKGIGRGIVLAMARAGADVVTCHRLDDDSAAALRAELAGLPGKHRVVQADVSRPDDAQRLLTECESALGGLDVLVNNAGAFRPQPYADLGTGAWASTLAGNVTATHQLTQGALRLLAPGSSIVNFGSTVTFVGMAGGVHYTAAKAAIVGYTRSLARELGPQAIRVNVISPGRIDTEALDALGPEEAARQRAIFARFNALGRLGTVAEVAAVAVFLASPVSGYVTGQNIHVDGCV, from the coding sequence GTGACCGCGGCGGGCGCGCTCGCCGGGCGGCGGGCGCTGGTCACCGGCGGCACCAAGGGCATCGGCCGGGGGATCGTGCTGGCCATGGCCCGGGCCGGGGCCGACGTGGTCACCTGCCATCGCCTGGACGACGACAGCGCCGCCGCGCTGCGCGCCGAGCTGGCCGGGCTGCCCGGCAAGCACCGCGTGGTGCAGGCCGACGTCAGCCGGCCGGACGACGCGCAGCGGCTGCTCACCGAGTGCGAGTCGGCGCTCGGCGGCCTGGACGTGCTGGTCAACAACGCCGGCGCGTTCCGCCCGCAGCCGTACGCCGACCTGGGCACCGGCGCCTGGGCGAGCACCCTGGCCGGCAACGTGACCGCGACCCACCAGCTGACCCAGGGCGCGCTGCGGCTGCTGGCGCCCGGCTCGTCGATCGTCAACTTCGGCTCGACGGTCACCTTCGTCGGGATGGCCGGCGGCGTGCACTACACCGCGGCGAAGGCGGCGATCGTCGGCTACACCCGCTCGCTGGCCCGCGAGCTGGGTCCGCAGGCGATCCGGGTCAACGTCATCTCACCGGGCCGGATCGACACCGAGGCGCTGGACGCGCTGGGCCCCGAGGAGGCGGCCCGGCAGCGGGCGATCTTCGCCCGGTTCAACGCACTCGGCCGGCTCGGCACGGTGGCCGAGGTGGCCGCGGTCGCGGTCTTCCTGGCCAGCCCGGTGTCCGGCTACGTCACCGGCCAGAACATCCACGTCGACGGTTGCGTCTAA
- a CDS encoding SRPBCC family protein, whose product MSGHTDNAIVIDAPLDLVWAMTNDVANWPRLFSEYASAEILAQDGPTVRFRLTLHPDEQGRTWSWVSERTPDRDALEVRAHRVETGVFAFMNIHWTYEQTNAGVRMRWVQDFRMKPHAPVDDAAMTERLNRNTAVQLRLIKDRVEAAARAGAGR is encoded by the coding sequence ATGAGCGGGCACACCGACAACGCGATCGTCATCGACGCCCCGCTCGACCTGGTCTGGGCGATGACCAACGACGTGGCGAACTGGCCCCGGCTGTTCAGCGAGTACGCGTCCGCCGAGATCCTCGCCCAGGACGGCCCGACCGTCCGGTTCCGGCTCACCCTGCACCCGGACGAGCAGGGCCGGACCTGGAGCTGGGTGTCCGAGCGCACCCCGGACCGGGACGCCCTCGAGGTGCGCGCCCACCGGGTGGAGACCGGCGTCTTCGCGTTCATGAACATCCACTGGACCTACGAGCAGACCAACGCCGGCGTCCGGATGCGCTGGGTGCAGGACTTCCGGATGAAGCCGCACGCGCCGGTCGACGACGCCGCGATGACCGAGCGGCTCAACCGCAACACCGCGGTGCAGCTGCGCCTGATCAAGGACCGGGTCGAGGCCGCCGCCCGGGCCGGAGCCGGCCGGTGA